One Actinomycetota bacterium DNA window includes the following coding sequences:
- a CDS encoding SDR family NAD(P)-dependent oxidoreductase — MYKLDAKRAVITGAASGLGRSLALALAREGWRIGIVDINDAGAAGTLDMVERAGGSGEVFHADVADPEEVAAMASYFFDRWGGVDLFINNAGVASVGFVGDIPLEDWKWVFEANFWGMVYGCHEFVPRMKRQGGGHIVNVASSAGLLASPEMGPYNTTKAAVVSLSETLRAEVSPHNIGITVACPMFFKTNLVDTARYSDEWEYKFFNCTFDNARMDADEVAKRIIAAVKKDRLYVVPQLPGKILWLNKRLTPAVFHDLFRFLNRHGMLRPLMYALARLGLLQ; from the coding sequence ATGTACAAGCTGGATGCTAAGAGGGCGGTCATCACCGGGGCGGCCTCGGGGCTGGGGAGGTCGCTGGCGCTCGCGCTGGCCCGGGAGGGCTGGCGTATCGGCATCGTGGATATCAACGACGCCGGCGCGGCCGGGACCCTGGATATGGTGGAGCGGGCTGGGGGCTCGGGCGAGGTCTTCCATGCCGATGTGGCCGATCCTGAAGAGGTCGCCGCGATGGCCAGCTATTTCTTCGACCGCTGGGGCGGGGTGGACCTGTTCATCAATAACGCCGGGGTGGCTTCCGTGGGGTTTGTGGGCGACATCCCCCTGGAGGACTGGAAATGGGTCTTCGAGGCCAACTTCTGGGGCATGGTCTATGGCTGCCACGAGTTCGTGCCGCGCATGAAGAGACAGGGCGGTGGGCACATCGTAAACGTGGCCTCCTCTGCGGGGCTCCTCGCCAGCCCGGAGATGGGCCCGTACAACACCACCAAGGCCGCGGTGGTCTCCCTCTCCGAGACGCTGCGGGCGGAAGTGTCGCCGCACAACATCGGCATCACGGTGGCCTGCCCCATGTTCTTCAAGACCAACCTCGTCGATACCGCGAGATACTCCGACGAGTGGGAATACAAGTTCTTCAACTGCACCTTCGATAACGCCAGGATGGACGCCGACGAAGTGGCGAAACGGATAATCGCGGCGGTCAAGAAGGACAGGCTCTACGTGGTGCCCCAGCTCCCCGGGAAGATTCTGTGGCTGAACAAGCGGCTGACGCCGGCCGTCTTCCACGACCTCTTCCGTTTTCTCAACCGCCACGGCATGCTGAGGCCGCTCATGTACGCGCTGGCGCGCCTGGGTCTCCTGCAGTGA
- a CDS encoding helix-turn-helix transcriptional regulator, with amino-acid sequence MFFGSSHGEGDCGCGGHHGEDLHHGEGLHPGHMHMARMIADRCSCGPDISRRFIRPILMLLLAEEPVHGYELMGRLKEFGVGQSGMDPSLLYRLLRHLERGGLAESSLDDSGSGPARKVYRLTPEGMEVLDMWAANLDEVSTLLQKFKQRYGSLAK; translated from the coding sequence ATGTTTTTCGGGTCATCACACGGGGAAGGGGATTGTGGCTGTGGAGGTCACCATGGCGAGGATCTCCATCATGGCGAGGGCCTTCACCCCGGCCACATGCACATGGCACGCATGATAGCCGACCGCTGCAGCTGCGGTCCGGACATCAGCAGGCGGTTCATCAGGCCCATACTAATGCTCCTGCTGGCGGAGGAGCCGGTGCACGGATACGAGCTCATGGGGCGGCTCAAGGAATTCGGCGTCGGCCAGAGCGGCATGGACCCCTCGCTGCTCTACCGCCTGCTGCGCCACCTGGAGAGGGGAGGCCTGGCCGAGAGCAGCCTGGACGACAGCGGCTCCGGACCCGCCCGCAAGGTCTACCGCCTGACCCCCGAGGGGATGGAGGTGCTGGACATGTGGGCGGCCAACCTCGACGAGGTATCGACCCTCCTGCAGAAGTTCAAGCAGCGCTACGGCAGCCTGGCGAAATAG
- a CDS encoding saccharopine dehydrogenase NADP-binding domain-containing protein yields MYRITVIGGAGDMAQVAARTFLSQIGDARLVLADYDLAKAEKVAASYGSPEVEAVYVDIYDPAVLREVIRGSDLVANCTGPYYRTGRPVVEACMDEKVDYIDLGDDEDSALELLALHEQVEKAGITALICCGVAPGLVNVVARACAQQLDEVENIDLAWVTGSTPPEEGKEKGGAAVFEHMVHACMGMCGTIRDGRRVEIPSFRIGHVLDFPEPLGSYMLFELGHAEVATMPRYFPGVKTVRTMGSLYPPCFNGVFRGISDAVNKGKVDMKDAVRFLLALDAGESPRGTRLYLSVFGGVVSQLWRRELKAREFVAFLKEVAGKRSGFSIGGVMVAVEGVKDGRRLRVQAVNAGYQGGPDGGFDMDDWTGTPLAVFASMLLDGSIAEKGVMSPEACVDPEEFTRRMAAAMPIAAEALQVEVTGAGTP; encoded by the coding sequence ATGTACAGGATAACCGTCATCGGCGGGGCGGGGGACATGGCGCAAGTGGCGGCGAGGACCTTCCTCTCCCAGATAGGCGATGCACGCCTGGTGCTGGCCGACTACGACCTGGCAAAGGCGGAGAAAGTGGCCGCCTCGTATGGATCTCCGGAAGTGGAAGCCGTCTATGTGGACATCTACGACCCGGCTGTATTGCGCGAGGTGATCAGGGGGAGCGACCTCGTGGCCAACTGCACCGGTCCCTACTACCGCACCGGCCGTCCGGTGGTGGAGGCCTGCATGGACGAAAAGGTGGACTATATAGACCTGGGTGATGACGAGGATTCAGCCTTGGAGCTGCTGGCCTTGCACGAACAGGTCGAAAAGGCGGGCATCACCGCCCTCATCTGTTGCGGGGTGGCGCCGGGACTGGTCAATGTCGTTGCGCGCGCATGCGCCCAGCAATTGGACGAGGTGGAAAATATCGACCTCGCCTGGGTGACCGGCTCCACGCCGCCCGAGGAGGGTAAGGAGAAGGGCGGGGCCGCGGTCTTCGAGCACATGGTGCACGCCTGCATGGGCATGTGCGGCACCATAAGGGACGGCAGGCGCGTGGAGATACCTTCTTTCCGCATCGGGCACGTCCTGGACTTTCCCGAGCCCCTGGGTTCCTACATGCTCTTCGAGCTGGGGCATGCGGAGGTAGCCACCATGCCCCGCTATTTCCCGGGCGTGAAGACGGTGCGCACCATGGGCTCCCTCTATCCGCCCTGCTTCAACGGCGTCTTCCGCGGCATCTCCGACGCTGTCAACAAGGGCAAGGTGGATATGAAGGACGCGGTCCGGTTCCTGCTGGCCTTGGACGCGGGAGAGAGCCCGCGCGGCACCAGGCTTTACCTGAGCGTGTTCGGAGGGGTGGTCTCGCAGCTCTGGCGCCGGGAACTGAAGGCACGTGAGTTTGTCGCCTTCCTCAAGGAGGTGGCGGGCAAGCGTTCCGGTTTCTCAATAGGAGGAGTGATGGTGGCGGTGGAAGGGGTGAAGGACGGCAGGAGGCTGCGCGTACAGGCGGTCAACGCCGGCTACCAGGGAGGCCCGGATGGGGGTTTCGACATGGACGACTGGACCGGCACCCCCCTGGCGGTCTTCGCCTCCATGCTCCTGGACGGGTCGATAGCGGAAAAGGGGGTCATGTCACCGGAGGCCTGCGTCGACCCGGAGGAGTTCACCCGACGCATGGCCGCAGCCATGCCCATCGCCGCGGAGGCCCTGCAGGTCGAAGTCACGGGGGCAGGCACTCCCTGA
- a CDS encoding nitronate monooxygenase yields the protein MGKRVLRTKLCDMLGIEYPILSAGMGPNLLGEETGAPVDLVVAVSEAGGMGVLGASGYSIDEMRDAIREIKSRTDKPFGVDLLLPKNLTELPDTGGPGEVPLEDLLKSLPQSHQDFIAKVRTDLNLPEVEIMVKMNSTTTMPHEAVKVCIEEKIPLFAAGLGNPGFMVEEAHANGIKVLAITGNTKNAKRMADSGIDLLVAQGHEGGGHTGRIGTMALVPGCIDAAYPVPVLAAGGIGDGRGLAASLAMGCVGVWVGTRFLATVEGGAPESVKRHIVEATDESTKVSTMFTGKTLRSIQSQFMAMWEESGLSPLPFPLQMLIASALLSPFIKAEMDEYIGGFAGQVSGIIKEIKPAAQVLEEMVEEASDILTRKLPESVTVE from the coding sequence ATGGGTAAACGAGTTCTCCGGACCAAGCTGTGCGACATGCTGGGCATCGAGTATCCCATCCTCAGCGCGGGCATGGGGCCCAACCTCCTCGGCGAGGAGACCGGGGCACCGGTGGACCTGGTGGTGGCGGTCTCGGAGGCGGGCGGCATGGGCGTTCTTGGGGCCAGCGGCTACTCCATCGACGAGATGCGAGACGCTATACGCGAGATAAAGTCCCGCACCGACAAGCCCTTCGGGGTGGACCTGCTGCTGCCCAAGAACCTCACGGAACTGCCCGACACCGGGGGACCTGGGGAGGTGCCCCTGGAGGACCTGCTGAAGAGCCTGCCCCAGTCGCACCAAGACTTCATCGCCAAGGTGAGGACGGACCTGAACCTGCCCGAGGTCGAGATCATGGTCAAGATGAACTCCACCACCACCATGCCCCATGAGGCGGTGAAGGTGTGCATCGAGGAGAAGATCCCCCTCTTCGCCGCGGGCCTGGGCAACCCCGGCTTCATGGTGGAGGAGGCCCATGCCAACGGCATCAAGGTCCTGGCCATCACCGGCAACACCAAGAACGCCAAACGCATGGCCGACTCGGGCATCGACCTGCTGGTGGCACAGGGACACGAGGGCGGCGGGCATACCGGCAGGATCGGCACCATGGCCCTGGTACCCGGCTGCATCGACGCCGCCTACCCGGTCCCGGTGCTCGCGGCCGGGGGTATCGGCGACGGGCGCGGCCTGGCGGCATCTCTGGCCATGGGCTGCGTGGGCGTCTGGGTGGGGACGCGTTTCCTCGCCACCGTCGAGGGTGGAGCCCCCGAATCCGTCAAGCGCCACATCGTCGAGGCCACCGACGAGTCCACCAAGGTGAGCACCATGTTCACCGGCAAGACCCTGCGCTCCATCCAGAGCCAGTTCATGGCCATGTGGGAGGAGTCGGGACTGTCGCCCCTGCCCTTCCCCCTGCAGATGCTCATCGCCTCGGCCCTGCTCAGCCCCTTCATCAAGGCCGAGATGGACGAGTATATCGGCGGTTTCGCCGGGCAGGTCTCCGGCATCATCAAGGAGATCAAGCCTGCCGCCCAGGTGCTCGAGGAGATGGTGGAGGAGGCCTCGGATATCCTCACCAGAAAACTCCCCGAGAGCGTGACGGTCGAATAG
- a CDS encoding cation diffusion facilitator family transporter produces the protein MKRSIDAHEPGQGHGYGHSHGTTDPLILSTRRGIQAVKWSLLVLLITGIVQVAVVLLSGSVALLADTIHNFGDAFTAVPLWIAFHLGRRRPTRRFTYGLGRLEDLAGVLIVLIILGSAAFAAYEAIDRILNPRDITNLWAVAVAAVVGFVGNEGVALFRVRVGREIGSAALVADGYHARVDGLTSLGVLAGAIGVWLGFRLADPIVGLIISAAILRIVWQSGRAVFIRLLDGVDPEVTGEIALTVSHVPGVREVTGVRVRWLGHRMHAELNLSVCADLTVEEGHDIAIEARHQLLHHLKYLSDATIHVDPEHASGGEFHCFGGHAHDDLPPHSH, from the coding sequence ATGAAGAGGAGCATCGACGCACATGAGCCTGGTCAAGGGCACGGGTACGGCCATAGCCATGGCACCACCGACCCCCTGATCCTTTCCACCCGGCGGGGGATCCAGGCGGTGAAATGGTCGCTGCTGGTGCTGCTCATCACCGGCATCGTCCAGGTCGCCGTGGTACTGCTCTCGGGCAGTGTGGCGCTGCTCGCCGACACCATACACAACTTCGGGGATGCCTTTACCGCCGTGCCGCTCTGGATCGCCTTTCACCTGGGGCGGCGGCGCCCCACCCGACGTTTCACCTACGGCCTGGGGAGGCTGGAAGACCTGGCGGGAGTGCTCATCGTGCTCATCATCCTGGGCAGCGCCGCCTTCGCGGCCTACGAGGCCATCGACCGTATCCTCAATCCCCGGGACATCACCAACCTGTGGGCGGTGGCGGTCGCCGCCGTGGTCGGTTTCGTGGGCAACGAGGGAGTAGCCCTGTTCCGCGTCAGGGTGGGCAGGGAGATCGGCAGCGCGGCACTGGTCGCCGACGGCTACCATGCGCGCGTGGACGGCCTCACGAGCCTGGGGGTCCTCGCCGGGGCTATCGGGGTCTGGCTCGGCTTTCGCCTGGCGGATCCCATCGTGGGGCTGATCATCTCCGCGGCCATCCTGCGCATCGTCTGGCAGTCGGGGAGGGCGGTCTTCATCCGGCTCCTCGACGGGGTGGACCCGGAGGTAACAGGCGAGATCGCTCTCACCGTCTCTCATGTCCCCGGCGTGAGGGAGGTGACGGGAGTGCGGGTGAGATGGCTGGGCCACCGCATGCACGCGGAGCTCAACCTGAGCGTGTGCGCGGACCTCACGGTGGAGGAGGGACACGACATCGCCATCGAGGCCCGCCACCAGCTCCTCCACCACCTGAAATACCTCTCCGACGCCACCATCCATGTCGATCCCGAACATGCCTCGGGAGGGGAGTTCCACTGCTTTGGCGGCCATGCGCATGATGATCTGCCGCCGCATTCCCACTGA
- a CDS encoding acyl-CoA dehydrogenase family protein, translating into MSPTRDDGGICLELTAEQRMVQAQAAEFTDREIVPRIAELDRSHTLDMGIVRGMGELGMLGAPIPEEYGGGGLDFVSTALICEEIERGDGGFRTLLSVHMGLNSLTLLEFGSGEQKERYLVPQARGEKIACFGLTEPNAGSDVASMEATARREGDRYILSGQKEWISYANVADHFLVFAKTDREAGHRGISAFLLDRSMPGLETRDIEHKLGVWAGSTGEIFLSDVEVPAESRLGTEGEGFKIAMYALDMGRFTVAAGALGTIRAAMEASLRYASERITFGQPIGRYQFVQEMIAEMVRGYETSRLLVLQAAWLKDRGVRNTRETSLAKWHATESAFQAAHMAVQIHGAYGYSAEYPVERIFRNARAPLLYEGTTEIHKMMQAEHALGYRRLNG; encoded by the coding sequence ATGTCGCCGACGCGCGATGACGGCGGGATTTGTCTCGAGCTCACGGCGGAGCAGCGGATGGTGCAGGCGCAGGCGGCGGAGTTCACCGACCGCGAGATCGTCCCCAGGATAGCGGAGCTGGACAGGTCGCACACCCTGGATATGGGCATCGTGCGCGGCATGGGCGAGCTGGGCATGCTCGGCGCCCCCATACCGGAGGAATACGGTGGAGGAGGGCTGGACTTCGTCTCCACCGCCCTTATATGCGAGGAGATCGAAAGGGGCGACGGGGGATTCCGCACCCTGCTCTCGGTGCACATGGGGCTGAACTCCCTGACCTTGCTGGAGTTCGGGAGCGGGGAGCAGAAAGAGAGGTACCTGGTCCCCCAGGCGCGGGGCGAGAAGATAGCGTGCTTCGGGCTTACAGAGCCCAACGCCGGTTCGGACGTGGCCTCCATGGAGGCGACCGCGCGCCGGGAGGGGGACCGCTATATCTTGAGCGGCCAGAAGGAATGGATATCCTACGCCAACGTCGCCGACCACTTCCTGGTCTTCGCCAAGACGGACAGGGAAGCGGGGCACCGCGGCATATCGGCCTTCCTCCTCGACCGCTCCATGCCGGGCCTCGAGACCAGGGACATCGAGCACAAGCTGGGGGTGTGGGCCGGCTCCACGGGGGAGATCTTCCTCTCCGATGTGGAGGTGCCGGCGGAGAGCCGCCTGGGGACGGAGGGCGAGGGGTTCAAGATAGCCATGTACGCCCTGGACATGGGGCGCTTCACCGTGGCCGCCGGGGCCCTCGGCACTATCCGCGCGGCCATGGAGGCCTCGCTGAGATATGCCAGCGAGCGCATCACCTTCGGGCAGCCCATCGGGCGTTACCAGTTCGTACAGGAGATGATCGCGGAGATGGTCAGGGGATACGAGACATCCAGGCTGCTGGTGCTGCAGGCCGCGTGGCTCAAGGACAGGGGGGTGCGCAACACCCGTGAGACCTCGCTGGCGAAATGGCACGCCACCGAGAGCGCGTTCCAGGCGGCCCACATGGCGGTGCAGATACACGGCGCCTACGGCTACTCCGCGGAATATCCCGTGGAGAGGATCTTCCGCAACGCCCGCGCGCCGCTCCTCTACGAGGGCACCACGGAGATCCACAAGATGATGCAGGCGGAGCACGCACTTGGTTACCGCAGGCTGAACGGGTGA
- a CDS encoding GNAT family N-acetyltransferase, translated as MLIRNAERGDAADLVRLRAIMLEQVIGGPVPGEDMEVIEKFFADWDYDDPLCLVAEEEGAVLGCIAASFYRLFPGTRNPSGLLAVVHNFAVYEEYRGGGVGKSLFSHVLRECRERGVGRVSLNATAMGRPLYESFGFSTEVISCPEMRLYHKALIELDLG; from the coding sequence ATGTTGATCAGGAACGCGGAGAGGGGGGATGCAGCCGACCTGGTAAGGCTGCGGGCCATCATGCTCGAACAGGTCATCGGAGGTCCGGTCCCCGGGGAGGACATGGAGGTCATCGAAAAGTTCTTCGCGGACTGGGACTACGACGACCCCCTCTGCCTGGTGGCCGAGGAGGAGGGCGCGGTGCTGGGGTGTATCGCGGCATCTTTCTACCGGCTGTTCCCCGGCACCAGGAACCCCTCGGGCCTGTTGGCGGTGGTCCACAACTTCGCCGTCTACGAGGAGTATCGCGGCGGAGGCGTCGGGAAGTCGCTCTTCTCGCACGTGCTCCGCGAGTGTCGTGAGCGGGGCGTGGGCCGCGTCTCCCTCAACGCCACCGCCATGGGCAGGCCCCTGTATGAGAGCTTCGGCTTCTCGACTGAGGTGATCTCCTGCCCAGAGATGAGGCTGTATCACAAGGCACTTATCGAGTTGGACCTGGGATGA
- a CDS encoding polysaccharide deacetylase family protein, producing MGSEGASTTWFFAEGCSRDGFDTWLCLQNPTGEAAVCDIRYYCGDGAVEARPGITLEPHSRATIPVHEPGLGPGRANNPHGDFSIAVFSTNGVPIVAERPMYFRYRSSQPEWRCVDRDQLVLSLGLAEIFNGDTSLRRIALTFDAEGDRAATVAILDALKACDAHCTFFVLGTFADSNLDLVRRMADEGHEVASHSYDHREFTGISAQKRYEEIVTSGVAISRITGYSPRPTSASPTGPAMPPPSPSSTPWATSASTGTSTPMTTPAYPRAPSTRTLWPGLDPGPSWSCMRSVPLRRRQPCPLSSATCAPPASSR from the coding sequence ATGGGGAGTGAAGGAGCCAGCACCACCTGGTTCTTCGCCGAGGGCTGCTCCCGCGACGGCTTCGATACCTGGCTGTGCCTGCAGAACCCCACTGGCGAGGCGGCCGTCTGCGATATCCGCTACTACTGCGGCGACGGTGCGGTGGAGGCGAGGCCGGGCATAACCCTGGAGCCCCACTCCCGCGCGACCATCCCCGTGCACGAGCCCGGCCTGGGCCCGGGACGCGCCAACAACCCCCACGGCGACTTCTCCATCGCCGTCTTCTCGACCAACGGCGTGCCCATCGTGGCCGAGCGCCCCATGTACTTCCGCTACCGCAGCAGCCAGCCCGAGTGGCGATGCGTCGACCGCGACCAGCTGGTGCTCTCCCTGGGGCTCGCGGAGATATTCAACGGCGACACCTCGCTCAGGCGCATCGCCCTAACCTTCGACGCGGAGGGCGACCGCGCCGCTACCGTCGCCATCCTGGATGCGCTCAAGGCATGCGACGCGCACTGCACCTTCTTTGTGCTGGGGACCTTCGCGGACTCGAATCTGGACCTGGTGAGGCGCATGGCCGACGAGGGGCACGAAGTGGCCAGCCACTCCTACGACCACCGCGAGTTCACCGGCATCTCTGCGCAGAAGCGCTACGAGGAGATCGTCACGTCCGGCGTCGCCATCTCCCGGATAACAGGCTACTCCCCGCGCCCTACTTCCGCTTCCCCTACGGGTCCCGCAATGCCTCCGCCCTCGCCCAGCTCAACTCCCTGGGCTACATCAGCGTCTACTGGAACATCGACTCCCATGACTACACCGGCATATCCGCGAGCGCCCTCTACGCGCACATTATGGCCAGGGCTCGACCCGGGGCCATCGTGGTCATGCATGCGGTCAGTGCCTCTCAGAAGACGGCAGCCCTGCCCCCTCTCATCCGCGACTTGCGCGCCTCCGGCCTCGAGCCGGTGA
- a CDS encoding RCKP-type rubredoxin-like domain-containing protein gives MADWVCKKCGYVRDSRCKPKKCPNCDGPGPFEKKEEDAKKK, from the coding sequence ATGGCGGATTGGGTATGCAAGAAGTGCGGCTACGTCAGGGATTCCCGCTGCAAGCCGAAGAAATGCCCCAATTGCGACGGGCCGGGCCCGTTCGAGAAGAAGGAAGAAGACGCCAAGAAGAAGTAG
- a CDS encoding DNA alkylation repair protein: MAVQTATAREMMKELMVWTSPQNVKVYRRHGAGDDLFGVSFADLRKLARRIRTDHVLALELWESGNVDARLLAAMIADPGELTPATLDSWIDDVDYYAISDELAELISRSPLALETVRRFTASPGEYRRACGYAALAAALKNGVDIPDDECRGYLRIIEEEIHASPNRARYSMNSAVIAIGVFKPALTADAKAAAARIGKVVVDHGDTVCRTPDAATYIEKALARRKQ, translated from the coding sequence ATGGCAGTGCAGACGGCGACCGCCAGGGAGATGATGAAGGAACTGATGGTCTGGACCAGCCCCCAGAACGTGAAGGTCTACCGCAGGCACGGCGCGGGAGACGATCTCTTCGGGGTGAGCTTCGCGGACTTGAGGAAGCTGGCCAGGCGCATCAGGACGGACCACGTCCTGGCCCTGGAGCTGTGGGAGTCCGGGAACGTGGACGCCCGCCTCCTGGCAGCCATGATCGCGGACCCCGGGGAGCTGACACCGGCCACTCTGGACAGCTGGATAGATGATGTGGACTATTATGCCATCTCCGACGAGCTGGCCGAGCTCATCTCCCGCTCGCCCCTGGCCCTCGAGACGGTGCGGAGGTTCACGGCCTCACCGGGGGAATACCGCCGCGCCTGCGGGTACGCGGCGCTCGCGGCGGCGCTCAAGAACGGAGTGGACATACCCGATGACGAATGCCGCGGTTACCTGCGCATCATCGAGGAGGAGATCCACGCCTCGCCGAATCGCGCCCGCTACAGCATGAACAGCGCCGTTATCGCAATCGGGGTATTCAAGCCCGCCCTCACCGCCGACGCCAAGGCTGCAGCCGCGAGGATCGGCAAAGTGGTGGTGGACCACGGCGACACCGTGTGCAGGACCCCGGACGCCGCCACCTATATCGAGAAAGCCCTGGCGCGAAGGAAACAGTGA
- a CDS encoding Hsp20/alpha crystallin family protein, which translates to MAIMRWNASFPSLVREWFPRSLLLGDLAEFRLPAARYLPSMDVYTDGGDLLIKMELPEFKSEEVEIDLEDSCLTISGRHEHEEKIEEKDYYRRERYAGTFTRTVPLPREVKEEDIAANLKDGVLEVRVAGAVAGEVTEKKKIPIASS; encoded by the coding sequence ATGGCTATCATGAGATGGAACGCATCGTTCCCGTCGCTGGTCAGGGAGTGGTTCCCGCGGAGCCTGCTGCTGGGAGACCTGGCCGAGTTCCGGCTCCCGGCTGCGCGTTATCTGCCCAGCATGGATGTGTACACCGACGGGGGTGATCTATTGATCAAGATGGAGCTTCCGGAGTTCAAGTCTGAAGAGGTGGAGATCGACCTCGAGGATTCCTGCCTGACCATCTCGGGCAGGCACGAGCATGAGGAGAAGATCGAGGAGAAGGACTATTACCGGAGAGAGCGCTATGCCGGCACCTTCACTCGCACCGTGCCGCTGCCGCGAGAGGTGAAGGAAGAGGACATCGCGGCCAACCTCAAGGACGGAGTCCTGGAAGTCCGCGTGGCGGGAGCCGTCGCCGGGGAGGTAACGGAAAAGAAGAAAATACCCATTGCCTCCTCGTAA
- a CDS encoding PaaI family thioesterase, whose translation MNDIPREGNGYPGQAGRVYLWDASDGEEEGRFKKIVEDRVKHSPFYAHIGMEVAGLAPGEARLKLVAGSRHCDEDGVVHPGVVFALADAASGVAMATQVPHGSRRVVTVEMKANFLAPTRQGELTGTGRVLQAVEDIAVSEAEVRDEAGTLLATSMATFMIIR comes from the coding sequence TTGAACGATATCCCGCGGGAAGGGAACGGATATCCTGGCCAGGCAGGCCGCGTTTACCTCTGGGACGCCAGTGACGGGGAGGAAGAGGGCCGCTTCAAGAAGATCGTGGAAGACCGCGTGAAGCACTCGCCCTTCTACGCCCACATCGGGATGGAGGTGGCGGGGCTCGCGCCGGGGGAGGCGCGGCTCAAGTTGGTGGCCGGGTCCCGCCATTGCGACGAGGATGGAGTAGTGCACCCCGGCGTGGTCTTCGCCCTGGCCGACGCCGCGTCCGGCGTAGCCATGGCTACGCAGGTACCACACGGCTCGCGCCGCGTGGTCACCGTGGAGATGAAGGCGAATTTCCTGGCACCGACCCGGCAGGGCGAGCTCACCGGCACGGGCAGGGTACTGCAGGCGGTCGAGGACATCGCCGTCTCCGAGGCCGAGGTCCGCGACGAAGCCGGCACGCTCCTGGCCACCAGCATGGCCACCTTCATGATCATCCGCTGA
- a CDS encoding SDR family NAD(P)-dependent oxidoreductase — MERLDGKRVVITGAASGLGRSMALVLARKGCRIGIVDIDTVGAAETLRMVERAGGSGEVYELDVSQPDKVEAMAEHFFTSWGGVDLLVNNAGVVVTGCVGDILLDDWEWLFGVNFWGMLYGCHSFIPRMKKQGGGHILNVASEGGIIFLPWMAPYNTSKAGIVSLSMTLKAELAPEGIGVTVLCPAFFNTHLLDNMRCGEAFEAEFAHATFEHARMTADEVAEAAVRAVEKGRLFCVPQPSAKIGWALERLNPGLFQACLAALIRQPWSKPLFMWMAGKGLLQ; from the coding sequence ATGGAGAGATTAGACGGCAAGAGAGTCGTGATCACCGGGGCGGCTTCGGGGTTGGGGAGAAGCATGGCCCTGGTCCTGGCGCGCAAGGGTTGCAGGATCGGCATCGTGGACATCGATACGGTGGGCGCCGCGGAGACCCTGCGCATGGTCGAGCGGGCGGGCGGCAGCGGCGAGGTATACGAGCTGGACGTCTCGCAACCGGACAAGGTCGAGGCCATGGCGGAACACTTCTTCACGAGCTGGGGCGGCGTGGACCTGCTGGTCAACAACGCCGGGGTGGTCGTGACCGGGTGCGTGGGCGACATCCTTCTTGATGACTGGGAGTGGCTCTTCGGAGTGAATTTCTGGGGTATGCTCTACGGCTGTCACTCTTTCATCCCGCGCATGAAGAAGCAGGGCGGGGGTCACATACTCAATGTCGCCTCCGAGGGGGGGATCATCTTCCTGCCCTGGATGGCGCCCTACAACACCAGCAAGGCCGGCATCGTATCTCTCAGCATGACCCTCAAAGCGGAACTGGCCCCGGAAGGGATCGGGGTGACTGTGCTCTGCCCCGCGTTCTTCAATACCCACCTCCTGGACAACATGAGATGCGGAGAGGCATTCGAGGCCGAGTTCGCCCATGCCACTTTCGAGCATGCCAGGATGACCGCCGACGAGGTGGCTGAGGCGGCTGTCAGGGCGGTGGAGAAGGGCAGGCTCTTCTGCGTGCCGCAACCATCCGCCAAGATCGGATGGGCTCTTGAGCGCCTGAATCCCGGCCTGTTCCAGGCTTGCCTGGCCGCCCTCATCAGGCAGCCGTGGAGCAAACCCCTGTTCATGTGGATGGCCGGTAAGGGCCTGCTGCAATAA